The sequence AGTCGACCGTCAGTCCGTCGAACCCGGCAACCTCCACGTTCGCCCCGAAGTCGGCGACCGCCTCCCGAATCTGCGCGATCCGCTCGTCGACGCTGAAGAGTGGTGACTTGCGCGGGTTGTTGAGGACGCCGACCACCAGCCGATCGAAGAGCGCGGCGGCGCGGCGGGCGACGTCGAGGTGCGCGTTCGTCATCGGGTCGAACGAGCCGGGGAAGACCGCGATGCGGCTCATCACTCCTCCACTCCATCGCCCTTGTCGTCCACCACCAGGAAGGTCAGTGTCGTTTCGCCGAAGCGTCGCTCGCGCCATCTGGCGAGCCCGCGCAGCTCCGGAATCGGAGTGCGCCAATGGTGCTTCACCACGACCGACGCACCCGGCGCGAGGCGTGCCAGCAGCCGCTCGAGCGGCGCGAGGATAGCACGCTCCTCGTACGGCGGATCCAGGAAGACCAGGTCAGGTGCCTTCGCCGCATGATGGGCGAGGTGGCGCCCGACATCCTCCTGATGCACCGCTCCCCGATCCTCCAGGCCGGTGCGCCGCAGGTTCTCGCGGATCGCGGCGACGGCCTGGCGGGCAACCTCCACGAAGTCGCAGTGGGCCGCCCCGCGCGACAGGGCCTCGATGCCGATGGCTCCGCTGCCGGCGTAGAGGTCGAGCACCTGCGCGTCCGCCGTGCGGTCGGCCAGGATGGCGAAGAGCGTCTCCTTGACGCGATCGGTGATCGGCCGCGTGGCGGTGCCACGCGGCGCGACCAACAGGCGACCGCGCGCGGTGCCGGCGATGACGCGCATCAGGCCGCGTCCCCCTCGTCCTCGGCGCTGGCCAGGTCGTCCCGCATCCTGATCAGCTCTGGGCGCGTCGTCAGCGTGGGATCGGCGCCGACCAGCCGTCGCGCGAGCGTCCCGGCCCGTTCGGCGAGCGCCAGGTGACGCGGTTCAAAGAGGGACGCCACCTTGAGCGGAGGCAGACCCGACTGACGGGTGCCGAGGACGTTGCCCGCGCCGCGCAGCCGGAGGTCCGCCTCGGCGATCGCGAATCCGTCGTTCGAACCGCGCACTACCTCAAGCCGCTCCCTCGACCGCTCGTCGACGGCGTCGGTGAGCAGGATGCAGAAGGACTGCTGCTCGCCACGACCCACCCGTCCGCGGAGCTGGTGGAGCTGGGCCAGGCCAAAGCGGTCGGCGTCCTCGACCAGCATCACCGTCGCGTTCGGCACGTCGATCCCGACCTCGATCACGGTGGTCGCGACGAGCAGGTCCAGCTCCCCGGCCGCGAAGGCGGCCATCGTCGCGTCGCGGCTGTCCGCGCGCTGCTGCCCGTGGACAAGGCCGATCCGCAGTCCGGGCAGCGCCGAATGTAGCCGTTCGAATTCCGCCTCGGCAGACGCCGCGCTGAGCGCCTCGCTCTCCGCCACCAGGGGGACCACCACGAACGACTGCCGG is a genomic window of Chloroflexota bacterium containing:
- the rsmD gene encoding 16S rRNA (guanine(966)-N(2))-methyltransferase RsmD translates to MRVIAGTARGRLLVAPRGTATRPITDRVKETLFAILADRTADAQVLDLYAGSGAIGIEALSRGAAHCDFVEVARQAVAAIRENLRRTGLEDRGAVHQEDVGRHLAHHAAKAPDLVFLDPPYEERAILAPLERLLARLAPGASVVVKHHWRTPIPELRGLARWRERRFGETTLTFLVVDDKGDGVEE